One genomic segment of Myxococcales bacterium includes these proteins:
- a CDS encoding DTW domain-containing protein yields MHKVVCICDLVPRIETRTRLVVIMHQLEARKTTNTGHLALRCLPNSEKVVRGQHEPLSQAPLWPETHQPVLLFPAPGAQPMHVYAAGDKPVALIVPDGTWSQAARARKRIPCLEGVPAAIVASDGPSLYRLRTANEPGQVCTLEAIALALEVLEGSRGSKVRLQLEHLLRVMVERTLWTRGALAPSEVTGGIPAGARVDRPWELADLDPADGSSETKPD; encoded by the coding sequence ATGCACAAGGTGGTCTGCATTTGCGACCTCGTACCACGCATCGAAACGCGCACCCGGCTCGTGGTGATCATGCATCAGCTCGAGGCCAGGAAGACCACCAACACGGGCCACCTGGCGCTTCGGTGCCTGCCCAACAGCGAGAAGGTCGTGCGGGGACAACACGAACCTCTTTCGCAGGCGCCGCTGTGGCCGGAGACGCACCAGCCAGTTTTGCTCTTCCCGGCTCCTGGCGCACAACCGATGCACGTTTACGCCGCTGGAGATAAACCCGTTGCCCTCATCGTGCCCGACGGCACTTGGAGTCAAGCCGCTCGCGCCCGCAAGCGCATTCCCTGCCTCGAGGGGGTGCCCGCGGCGATCGTGGCAAGCGACGGGCCTTCGCTTTATCGGTTGCGCACGGCGAACGAACCGGGACAGGTCTGCACCCTGGAGGCCATCGCGTTGGCGCTCGAGGTTCTCGAGGGGTCTCGTGGCTCCAAGGTACGCTTGCAGCTCGAACACCTCTTGCGCGTGATGGTCGAACGCACGCTGTGGACGCGAGGCGCGCTGGCCCCGAGCGAGGTCACGGGCGGCATTCCCGCGGGGGCGCGCGTCGATCGCCCCTGGGAGCTTGCTGACTTGGATCCCGCCGATGGGTCCTCCGAGACGAAACCCGATTGA
- a CDS encoding tetratricopeptide repeat protein produces the protein MKRTWIRRRGAFAPQRRASAETCGRSKGRAKETPGRLCLLVLVLTTGVSRAGWATPPVPAAPTDVDLPLATRATAAPESSERIHHATGLELFDEGRYEDAVSEFRKAYELEARPEFLFDIARSYDRLGQSDKALYFFKRYLSTAPPDASHRSEAEAFVVRAEPPVTYPLPPSPAPSGPPLFVNDVAGKEPSPLWARWWVWVAAGALVATGLGVGILLSGEDQAGPPPSDLGNQRFF, from the coding sequence TTGAAGCGAACTTGGATTCGGCGTCGTGGGGCCTTCGCGCCCCAGCGGCGTGCCTCGGCCGAAACGTGCGGACGTTCGAAGGGGCGCGCCAAGGAGACCCCAGGGAGGCTGTGCCTGCTCGTCCTGGTGCTGACGACGGGCGTGAGTCGGGCCGGATGGGCCACGCCTCCCGTGCCTGCCGCGCCGACTGACGTGGACCTGCCCCTGGCGACCCGTGCCACTGCGGCCCCTGAGTCGAGCGAGCGGATTCACCACGCGACGGGCCTCGAGCTCTTCGACGAGGGACGTTACGAAGACGCCGTATCCGAATTCCGTAAAGCCTACGAGCTCGAAGCGCGTCCCGAGTTCCTCTTCGACATCGCACGAAGCTACGATCGCTTGGGACAAAGCGACAAAGCGCTCTACTTCTTCAAGCGGTACCTTTCAACCGCCCCGCCAGACGCCTCCCATCGCTCAGAAGCCGAAGCCTTCGTCGTGCGAGCCGAGCCCCCGGTAACGTATCCGCTGCCACCTTCCCCCGCACCGTCCGGACCCCCTTTGTTCGTGAATGACGTCGCCGGGAAGGAGCCCTCCCCGCTTTGGGCACGCTGGTGGGTCTGGGTTGCAGCAGGAGCGTTGGTCGCCACCGGGTTGGGAGTCGGGATCCTGCTCTCGGGCGAGGATCAGGCGGGCCCTCCCCCCAGCGACCTTGGTAACCAGAGGTTCTTTTAG
- a CDS encoding Stp1/IreP family PP2C-type Ser/Thr phosphatase, protein MELSFWAATDVGRKREHNEDNFLVDKKLSLFVVADGMGGHASGEVASHLAVHELRRVVEEDRPTLEAYQQGKAATQDVLQILEEAVQSACQAVFRRGQQDPDKRGMGTTASVLLVVGERGFIAHVGDSRIYLLRQGQVVQLTEDHSLVNELIRRGKVTKETLAQSPYASFKNAVTRAVGVYETVQVDTIDFDILPGDQFLLCSDGLHAYLDERRTLELMSEDDVTQVPQRLIDHANRSGGIDNITAVVIRIQESVSEAQEVRSEELTQRIEVLRHMPLFRYLTYREIMRVLNVTEVADYDAGQGVLKEGEPGDELYIILRGKLKLHKENTFITHLEPGAHLGEMALVDRSPRSVSATAEERSRLLVLRRREFYEIIRKHPPLSVKLLWSFVQVLAERLRKTTADLSGARQEAHVPDMSADVLFDE, encoded by the coding sequence ATGGAACTCAGCTTCTGGGCCGCGACCGACGTCGGACGCAAACGGGAACACAACGAAGACAACTTCCTGGTCGACAAGAAGTTGTCGCTCTTCGTCGTGGCCGATGGCATGGGGGGGCACGCATCCGGCGAGGTCGCGTCGCACTTGGCCGTTCACGAGCTGCGGCGCGTGGTCGAAGAAGACCGGCCGACCCTCGAGGCCTATCAGCAGGGCAAGGCCGCCACACAAGATGTCTTGCAGATCCTCGAGGAGGCTGTGCAGTCGGCCTGCCAGGCCGTGTTCAGGCGGGGCCAGCAGGATCCGGACAAACGGGGCATGGGAACGACGGCGTCGGTCCTTCTGGTGGTGGGCGAACGAGGCTTCATCGCTCACGTTGGGGATAGCCGTATCTACCTGCTTCGGCAAGGCCAGGTGGTGCAGCTCACGGAGGACCATTCGCTGGTCAACGAACTCATCCGTCGAGGCAAGGTCACGAAGGAAACCTTGGCGCAGTCACCTTATGCATCGTTCAAGAACGCCGTCACCCGCGCGGTGGGCGTCTACGAGACGGTGCAGGTCGACACGATCGACTTCGACATCCTTCCTGGAGACCAGTTCCTGCTTTGTTCGGATGGCCTTCACGCCTACCTCGACGAGCGCCGCACGCTCGAGCTCATGTCCGAGGACGACGTGACGCAGGTGCCTCAGCGCCTCATCGACCACGCCAACCGCTCGGGCGGAATCGACAACATCACCGCCGTGGTGATTCGCATCCAGGAGTCCGTGTCCGAGGCCCAGGAGGTGCGCAGTGAAGAGCTCACTCAGCGTATAGAGGTTCTTCGCCACATGCCGCTCTTCCGGTACCTGACGTACCGAGAGATCATGCGGGTGCTCAACGTGACGGAAGTGGCCGACTACGACGCTGGCCAGGGTGTGCTCAAAGAAGGTGAGCCGGGTGACGAGCTTTACATCATCCTTCGCGGCAAGCTGAAGCTGCACAAGGAAAACACGTTCATAACCCACCTCGAGCCGGGGGCGCACCTTGGCGAGATGGCGCTTGTAGACCGCAGCCCACGCTCGGTCAGCGCCACGGCCGAAGAACGCAGCCGGCTGCTCGTGCTCCGGCGTCGCGAGTTTTATGAGATCATTCGGAAGCACCCGCCCCTTTCGGTAAAGCTCCTCTGGAGCTTCGTTCAGGTGCTTGCCGAGCGTTTGCGGAAAACCACCGCGGATCTTTCCGGAGCGCGCCAGGAGGCCCACGTGCCCGACATGTCGGCCGACGTCCTCTTCGACGAGTAG